In a genomic window of Mucilaginibacter sp. KACC 22063:
- a CDS encoding phosphoribosylpyrophosphate synthetase produces MKNYETLVDATNDLLKRGYTANLSFEDGADTIQDKSQNIELGADDFEVDEFYRFEGPSNPSDMAIVYAISSTRYNLKGALVDAYGTYANNSSSAIEAKLHHHQVSDNLKGTDRPTADNA; encoded by the coding sequence ATGAAAAATTACGAAACTTTAGTGGATGCCACTAACGATCTTTTAAAAAGAGGATATACTGCTAACCTTAGTTTTGAGGATGGCGCAGATACCATTCAGGATAAATCACAGAATATTGAATTAGGTGCAGACGATTTTGAAGTAGATGAATTCTATCGTTTCGAAGGCCCGAGTAACCCATCAGATATGGCTATTGTATATGCTATTTCGTCAACGAGGTACAATCTAAAAGGTGCACTGGTTGATGCTTATGGTACTTATGCCAACAATAGTTCATCAGCTATCGAAGCTAAATTGCATCACCATCAGGTAAGTGATAACTTGAAAGGCACAGACCGCCCAACAGCTGATAATGCATAA
- a CDS encoding YdcF family protein, whose translation MFVLSKVLLFLLFPFTWILILLVWACITKNIKRKQRLLISSLLLIYIFSIPILVDLYSRAWHYPDAKLNGKKYSAVIVLGGFSSEGYKNQGYFNAASDRFIQGVKLYETGKAAHILISSGSGNLIDTRFKEADWVYGQLKAFNIPDSNILIEDKSRNTLENALFSKQILKEHNIAAPYILVTSDFHMRRSVMLFKKAGLAVLPYSCNYDTGLRKISPESFLPESFTLFTWERYTKELVGYIVDGFLRS comes from the coding sequence ATGTTCGTTTTATCAAAGGTCCTGCTGTTTTTACTGTTCCCCTTCACCTGGATTTTAATTCTGCTGGTATGGGCTTGTATCACTAAAAATATTAAGCGTAAACAAAGGCTGTTAATAAGCTCGTTGCTACTTATTTATATTTTCTCCATACCAATTTTAGTCGATTTATATTCACGTGCCTGGCATTATCCCGACGCTAAGCTTAATGGCAAAAAATACAGTGCGGTAATTGTATTGGGTGGATTTTCATCTGAGGGTTACAAAAACCAAGGCTATTTCAATGCCGCTTCAGACCGTTTTATACAAGGTGTTAAACTTTATGAAACCGGGAAGGCTGCTCATATATTGATAAGCAGCGGTAGCGGAAACCTGATTGATACCAGATTTAAAGAAGCTGATTGGGTTTACGGACAGCTTAAAGCCTTTAATATTCCTGATAGCAATATTTTGATTGAGGATAAATCAAGAAACACACTGGAGAATGCGCTCTTCTCTAAGCAAATACTTAAAGAGCACAATATAGCCGCCCCATACATCCTGGTTACTTCTGACTTCCACATGCGGCGATCAGTAATGCTTTTTAAAAAAGCAGGATTAGCGGTACTACCCTATTCATGTAACTACGATACCGGTTTAAGAAAAATCAGTCCTGAATCTTTCCTACCAGAATCTTTTACATTGTTCACCTGGGAACGCTATACGAAAGAACTGGTTGGATATATTGTAGACGGATTTTTAAGATCCTGA
- a CDS encoding M16 family metallopeptidase, whose protein sequence is MVNFNRFTLDNGLRVLVHEDHTTPMAVVNILYDVGARDENPEQTGFAHLFEHLMFGGSVNIPVYDEPLQRVGGENNAFTSNDITNYYVTLPAVNLETAFWLESDRMLSLAFSEKSLEVQRNVVMEEFKQRYLNQPYGDVWLKLRPMVYKYHPYRWATIGKELSHIENAHIDDVKAFFKKHYNPQNAIMVVGGDVTVDQVKSLSDKWFGAIPSGEKYVRDLPQEPDQHEERRETVTAKVPLNDVYIAFQSPGRLDQDYYAIDLLSDILARGNSSRLYRSLVKDKQLFSEIHAYMTGSIDKGMFVVEGKPAEGVSIEQAEAAIWEQLELIKQTDVQADELTKVKNKTESTLMFSEMSLLDKAMNLAYYELLGDANTLNDEAERYLAITAEQVKAVANYIFRKDNSSTLIYLAEK, encoded by the coding sequence ATGGTTAACTTTAACCGTTTTACACTTGATAACGGGCTTCGTGTATTAGTACACGAAGATCATACCACGCCAATGGCGGTGGTTAATATATTATATGACGTAGGTGCACGCGATGAAAATCCTGAACAGACCGGGTTTGCGCATTTGTTTGAGCACCTGATGTTTGGCGGATCTGTGAACATCCCTGTATACGACGAGCCTTTGCAGCGCGTTGGCGGTGAAAACAATGCTTTTACCAGCAATGATATTACTAATTATTATGTGACGCTTCCTGCGGTTAACCTCGAAACAGCTTTCTGGCTGGAGAGCGACCGTATGCTAAGCTTGGCTTTCAGTGAAAAAAGCCTCGAGGTACAGCGTAACGTAGTGATGGAAGAATTTAAGCAGCGGTACCTAAACCAACCTTATGGTGATGTGTGGCTTAAACTGCGCCCTATGGTTTATAAGTATCACCCTTACCGGTGGGCTACCATTGGAAAAGAGTTATCTCATATTGAAAATGCGCATATTGATGATGTAAAAGCTTTCTTCAAAAAGCATTACAATCCTCAAAATGCCATAATGGTAGTAGGCGGAGACGTTACTGTTGACCAGGTTAAGTCGCTATCAGATAAATGGTTTGGCGCTATACCATCCGGCGAAAAATATGTTCGCGATTTACCGCAGGAACCAGATCAGCATGAAGAACGCCGCGAAACAGTTACTGCAAAAGTACCGTTGAATGATGTTTATATCGCTTTTCAGTCGCCAGGCCGGTTAGATCAGGATTATTATGCTATTGATCTGTTGTCTGATATACTGGCGCGGGGCAATTCATCAAGACTTTATCGCAGCCTTGTTAAGGATAAGCAGCTGTTTAGCGAAATACATGCGTACATGACGGGTAGTATCGATAAAGGGATGTTTGTTGTTGAAGGTAAGCCTGCCGAGGGCGTTTCTATAGAACAGGCTGAAGCTGCAATATGGGAGCAACTAGAGCTGATAAAACAAACCGACGTACAGGCAGATGAACTGACGAAAGTGAAAAATAAAACGGAGTCGACCCTGATGTTTTCAGAAATGTCACTGCTGGATAAAGCCATGAACCTGGCCTATTACGAACTGTTGGGCGATGCGAATACACTGAATGATGAGGCCGAAAGATACCTGGCCATCACTGCAGAGCAGGTCAAAGCAGTAGCCAACTATATATTCAGGAAGGATAACTCATCGACTTTGATTTATTTGGCTGAAAAATAA